The Chamaesiphon minutus PCC 6605 DNA window CTAATTCGGTAGTATTTGGATTTTGGGGTGGATGAAGTAATTCTAGCTTTGGTAAAATGTCGTCCCGGTATGGACTACTCTCCACTAGCTGTGTTTGATAATCCATTACCCAAGAACTCAGGCAGAATATTTTTTTACACTGAGAACGAGATAAATGTTCTAATCTTAACGGTTCACAGCAAGGTAATTCTAATGTCGTAACCCAAGGTTTTTTTGAAAAACTTGTAGCATTCCAAAAATGATAACCAGCACAATTATTTAGATCGAAATCTTTATGAAGATTAATCCATTTGCTATTAGGTTTACCTTTCAGTCTCAAATAAGCAGCAGATAATAAAACGTAAAGATCTATAATTCGCTTGACTTCATAATCTGGAAATGGCAGAGCAATATTTCTTTTCTCATTATAAGTCAAATATTTGCTACCAATGATTTTTTTTTTGCTCATGAAAATTCGCGCGCTTAATTTGAATATCAATCGCCACATAAATAGCATGTCAAACCTTAGCTATTTGAGATCGAAACGATCGAGCTATAATTATTATTAATTATCTACGTTGAATTATAGCATCATGGCTTCATAAACTTCTAACAATGAATTTATTGTTTTTATCCAGTTAAAAGATATAGCTCTATCTAAACCAAATTGAGAATATCTAAAGCGCAGATCGTTGCTACGATCGAGTTTGACTATATATTCACAAAGAGTATCTTTATCTGTGGGTGAAACCAAAAAACCAGCTTCGCCAACGACCTCGGGCAAAGATGAAGTATTAGAACTTATAACTGGACAGCCGCACTGCATTGCTTCTAGCACTGGCAATCCAAATCCTTCATAAAGAGAAGGAAAAATAAAACCAAGCGCGCCACTATAGATTGCTGCTAAGTCACGATCCTCTATAAATCCTGCAAAGTGAATGTATTTTAAATCTGTATCTGTTAAGTGGTTCTCCTTAATCATCGATGTGACTGCCGCTTGATTGCCGCCACAGATTACTAAGTGTAAATCTTGCTTTTTTTCTTGCAAAATAACTTGTTTAAAGCAAGATATTAAATGCTCCATGTTTTTGTGAGGAGCTAAGGAATGAAGTGAGAGAAAATAATCTCCTTCAGGAAGTTGATATTTTTGCTTTGTTACTTGAATGACAGATTTATCTGAAACTGGATAAAAAAGTTCGGAAGATGCCGCTAAATAAATTGTAGCAACTCGTTCGGGATTTAGCTTTTTTCGGTTTAGTAGATCGTTCCGCGTCGCATCTGATATTGTTGTTACCCAATCATTAGGTTGAATAGTATCGATTAGTCTTTGTGTGATCCCTCGTTGCCCTGGGCCAAAATATTTTTCATCTAAAAGTAACGGAGTTAGATCGTAAACTGTTTGTAAGTGACGGTTGGGAAGTGCCTTTCTAACTTGCTTGGGAATACGCGGATAGGAGGAATGAAATATATCGGCTTGGGCTAAGATGTTGACATCGATCGGTTTTCTAGTTATATTAAGTAATCTAGAAATATTAGGTAAAGTTAACTGCTTGGTTTTTTCGACAAGACTATTATTGTTATTTTGCTTATTTAATTGATTAACATCTCTGGCAAAAGAGCTAACGGGATGTATCGCAGAACGAAGATTTGGATGGGTATTAAGCAGCCGTTCTGTTTGCAGAGATGCTTCGATCGAACCAGTAGCAGAAAAGCTGATGTTGTTGCCTAGATTTTGATGCAATAAGTCAGCTAATGTCCATGCGGTACGAGCAATACCCGTTCTTGTTTTCGGATTATCGCCAACTGAAGAAATATCGAAAATTACTTTCATGAATTAGCTTTTATTTTGTCAATAATTGACGAATACTTCCAAATGTATACCTAGTCCAATAAGCACCAGGATTTTTGCAAGAAAGTAACAAAATTTTTAGAGCATTGATAATTCGGAGCTTTCTACTATTCTGTTGATGAATGCTTGCCAAATCTTCGTACCAGACTAATCGCGATAACCATAGTTTAGCTAGTCGTTCGAGATCCTGATAAACAGGATCTGCAAGAATACTATTTGCAATCTTTTGTCCTTCTTGCTCGATCTTCCCTGGGGAAGTTTTTTGTTCTTGATGACATCTAAAATTAACCAACGTCTGGTTGCTGTAATTTACTTTTGGATAATGGTGAATATACCTGACTACTCGATCGAAATCAAATTGCAGGTGCAACTCTTCATTTAAGGCACCAATTTGTTTCAAATACTTAGTCTTAAACCAGAACCCTGGCTGGTGATAGACTGTATCTCTATTTTGTGGCTTCTCCGTTGTGTTAAACCTAGTCAATAAACCTTTAGAAGTTATATTTTGGGGAAATACTTTTACCTCTCGGCCAGACTCATCGAAATTATTGACGACACCAACAAAAGCATCACTATCTTGCATTCCTCGGGCGATCGCGAATAAAGCTCCGGGCATTAAAATATCGTCAGAATTAATCCAGTTAAAAATATCACCCGTTGCTTTTTCCAATCCTTTATTGATAGCATGAGTTTGACCCCGATCTGGTTCGCTTACCCAATAAGTTAACCACGGCTCGTACTTTTTGATTATTTCCAGAGAGTTATCGGTACTTCCGCCATCGATGATAATGTACTCTAAGTTGGGATAACCTTGCAGCAACACCGATCTAATCGTTTCTTCTAAATAATGTCCGTAGTTATAATTAGGCGTAAGTACGGTA harbors:
- a CDS encoding glycosyltransferase family 2 protein, whose protein sequence is MTKDLTLPSSTKIGWPWSIEHFIDTNDSSLDLKYPKITVLTPNYNYGHYLEETIRSVLLQGYPNLEYIIIDGGSTDNSLEIIKKYEPWLTYWVSEPDRGQTHAINKGLEKATGDIFNWINSDDILMPGALFAIARGMQDSDAFVGVVNNFDESGREVKVFPQNITSKGLLTRFNTTEKPQNRDTVYHQPGFWFKTKYLKQIGALNEELHLQFDFDRVVRYIHHYPKVNYSNQTLVNFRCHQEQKTSPGKIEQEGQKIANSILADPVYQDLERLAKLWLSRLVWYEDLASIHQQNSRKLRIINALKILLLSCKNPGAYWTRYTFGSIRQLLTK
- a CDS encoding glycosyltransferase family 4 protein, whose product is MKVIFDISSVGDNPKTRTGIARTAWTLADLLHQNLGNNISFSATGSIEASLQTERLLNTHPNLRSAIHPVSSFARDVNQLNKQNNNNSLVEKTKQLTLPNISRLLNITRKPIDVNILAQADIFHSSYPRIPKQVRKALPNRHLQTVYDLTPLLLDEKYFGPGQRGITQRLIDTIQPNDWVTTISDATRNDLLNRKKLNPERVATIYLAASSELFYPVSDKSVIQVTKQKYQLPEGDYFLSLHSLAPHKNMEHLISCFKQVILQEKKQDLHLVICGGNQAAVTSMIKENHLTDTDLKYIHFAGFIEDRDLAAIYSGALGFIFPSLYEGFGLPVLEAMQCGCPVISSNTSSLPEVVGEAGFLVSPTDKDTLCEYIVKLDRSNDLRFRYSQFGLDRAISFNWIKTINSLLEVYEAMML